The following are encoded together in the bacterium genome:
- the trmD gene encoding tRNA (guanosine(37)-N1)-methyltransferase TrmD, with protein sequence MRVHVVSVLPELLGSPLSGGPLKRARELGVLEVHLHHLRDFAGGKHLQVDDEPYGGGQGMVLKPEPLVAAIEHVMAADTPRRILLAARGPRLDHARLAALAQEPSLLLVCGRYEGVDERLLDWIDEELSIGDFVLSGGEPAVVVLLDAIARLLPGVLGNAASAPDDSFATGLLEHPQYTRPADFHGRTVPPVLSSGDHGAIARWRREQSLRLTLARRPDLLATTTLSDADRAFLHGLGWRAPEEGRRG encoded by the coding sequence CTGCGCGTCCACGTCGTCAGCGTGCTCCCGGAGCTGCTCGGGTCGCCCCTGTCGGGCGGCCCGCTCAAGCGTGCCCGCGAGCTCGGCGTGCTCGAGGTGCACCTGCACCACCTGCGCGACTTCGCCGGCGGCAAGCATCTCCAGGTCGACGACGAGCCGTACGGCGGCGGCCAGGGCATGGTGCTGAAGCCGGAGCCGCTCGTCGCCGCGATCGAGCACGTCATGGCCGCCGATACGCCGCGCCGGATCCTGCTCGCCGCACGCGGCCCGCGGCTCGATCATGCGCGCCTCGCGGCGCTGGCGCAGGAGCCCTCGCTGCTCCTCGTCTGCGGGCGCTACGAGGGCGTCGACGAGCGCCTCCTCGACTGGATCGACGAGGAGCTGTCGATCGGCGACTTCGTCCTGAGCGGCGGCGAGCCCGCGGTCGTCGTGCTGCTCGACGCCATCGCCCGCCTGCTCCCGGGGGTCCTGGGCAACGCCGCCTCGGCGCCGGACGACTCGTTCGCCACCGGCCTGCTCGAGCACCCGCAGTACACCCGCCCGGCCGATTTCCATGGACGCACGGTGCCGCCCGTCCTGTCGTCCGGCGACCACGGCGCGATCGCGCGCTGGCGCCGCGAGCAGAGCCTGCGCCTGACGCTCGCGCGCCGCCCGGACCTCCTCGCGACGACCACCCTGTCCGACGCCGATCGCGCCTTCCTGCACGGGCTCGGATGGCGCGCTCCCGAGGAGGGCCGCCGTGGCTGA
- the rimM gene encoding 16S rRNA processing protein RimM: MTPALPGTRVDADPDAVAVGVVANAHALRGAIRLRPYQPPAPSLATGPEVLLERNGAWSTVRVASAAPQPNGTLLVQLDGVADRDAAEALRGTRVLVRAADLPPADEDEFYWHEVVGFRVETTDGETLGTVRETLSNGLHDVWAVDAGGREHLVPVVADVVDTIDRPRRRIVIRPLAGMLD, encoded by the coding sequence ATGACCCCGGCTCTCCCGGGAACCCGCGTCGACGCCGATCCCGACGCGGTCGCGGTCGGCGTCGTCGCCAACGCGCACGCGCTGCGTGGTGCGATCCGCCTGCGACCGTATCAGCCGCCGGCGCCCAGCCTCGCCACCGGCCCCGAGGTGCTCCTCGAGCGCAACGGCGCCTGGAGCACGGTGCGCGTCGCCAGCGCGGCACCGCAGCCGAACGGCACGCTGCTGGTGCAGCTCGACGGCGTCGCCGATCGTGACGCGGCCGAGGCCCTGCGTGGAACCCGGGTCCTCGTCCGCGCCGCCGACCTGCCCCCCGCGGACGAGGACGAGTTCTACTGGCACGAGGTCGTCGGCTTTCGCGTCGAGACCACCGACGGCGAGACGCTCGGTACCGTCCGCGAGACCCTGTCGAACGGGCTGCACGACGTCTGGGCCGTCGATGCGGGCGGCCGCGAGCACCTCGTGCCCGTCGTCGCCGACGTCGTCGACACGATCGACCGCCCGCGACGGCGCATCGTCATCCGGCCGCTGGCCGGCATGCTGGACTGA
- a CDS encoding KH domain-containing protein, whose protein sequence is MKELVLFLAKHLVNHPEAVEVKETEGDAASILELRVAKDDIGRVIGKQGRTAKSIRTILNAVASRTNRKVVLEIIEEK, encoded by the coding sequence ATGAAGGAACTGGTCTTGTTCTTGGCCAAGCACCTCGTGAACCATCCCGAGGCCGTAGAGGTGAAGGAGACCGAGGGGGACGCCGCGTCGATCCTCGAGCTGCGGGTCGCGAAGGACGACATCGGCCGGGTCATCGGGAAGCAGGGACGCACCGCGAAGTCGATCCGCACCATCCTGAATGCCGTCGCGTCCCGCACCAACCGCAAGGTCGTCCTCGAGATCATCGAAGAGAAGTGA
- the rpsP gene encoding 30S ribosomal protein S16, with amino-acid sequence MVKIRLARHGSKKHPFYRIVVAASESPRDGRYIEQVGLYDPTKTPAFVRLDHAKIQAWRAKGAQPTDTVRELIESSTPAPATPEAAPA; translated from the coding sequence ATGGTGAAGATCCGGCTCGCCCGGCACGGCAGTAAGAAGCACCCGTTCTACCGCATCGTGGTGGCGGCCTCGGAGTCGCCGCGCGACGGGCGCTACATCGAGCAGGTCGGGCTCTACGACCCGACCAAGACGCCCGCGTTCGTGCGGCTCGACCACGCGAAGATCCAGGCCTGGCGCGCCAAGGGCGCGCAGCCGACCGACACCGTTCGCGAGCTGATCGAAAGCTCCACACCGGCACCCGCGACCCCGGAGGCCGCTCCCGCATAA
- the ffh gene encoding signal recognition particle protein, producing MFDSLGEKFDRLWRKLQGQGRVTEKNIEEALRDVRLALLEADVNVGVVREFVEAVKKDALGQELLRSLTPEQHFIKLVHRELQRVLGEQPVGLELGGQSPVVIMLVGLNGAGKTTTTGKLARWLRDERGRRPYLVPADVYRPAAIEQLNLLAAQLKLPVHASTPGGDPVAIARGGVAAARVQGADVVLVDTAGRQTVDEDLMGELERLRGVLEPRQILLVADAMTGQDAVATAQGFAKRLPLTGVILTKIEGDARGGAALSLRAVTGKPIVFVGTGEKMEALEPFHPDRIASRILGMGDMLSLIERAEKAYDKSQAEALQKKLKKNSFDLEDFRDQLRAVKKMGSVTELLGMIPGMKKMLKGAELDGAEDELKRVEAIIDSMTREERRDIHILNGSRRKRIAMGSGTSVADVNKLLKQFQQTKKVLRKLGSGGPMMGGMPPGLLR from the coding sequence ATGTTCGACTCCCTGGGTGAGAAGTTCGACCGCCTGTGGCGCAAGCTTCAGGGCCAGGGACGGGTCACCGAGAAGAACATCGAGGAGGCGCTGCGCGACGTCCGGCTCGCGCTGCTCGAGGCCGACGTCAACGTCGGCGTCGTCCGCGAGTTCGTCGAGGCGGTCAAGAAGGACGCCCTCGGCCAGGAGCTGCTGCGCAGCCTCACGCCCGAGCAGCACTTCATCAAGCTCGTCCACCGCGAGCTGCAGCGCGTCCTCGGCGAGCAGCCCGTCGGGCTCGAGCTGGGCGGGCAGTCCCCGGTCGTCATCATGCTCGTCGGCCTGAACGGTGCCGGCAAGACGACCACCACCGGCAAGCTCGCACGCTGGCTGCGCGACGAGCGCGGCCGCCGGCCGTATCTCGTGCCCGCCGACGTCTACCGTCCCGCCGCGATCGAGCAGCTGAACCTGCTCGCGGCGCAGCTGAAGCTGCCGGTGCACGCGTCGACGCCCGGCGGCGATCCGGTGGCGATCGCGCGCGGCGGCGTCGCGGCGGCCCGGGTGCAGGGCGCCGACGTCGTCCTCGTCGACACCGCCGGCCGCCAGACCGTCGACGAAGACCTCATGGGCGAGCTCGAGCGCCTGCGCGGCGTGCTCGAGCCGCGGCAGATCCTGCTCGTCGCCGACGCGATGACCGGTCAGGACGCGGTCGCCACGGCGCAGGGTTTCGCCAAGCGCCTGCCGCTGACGGGCGTGATCCTCACCAAGATCGAAGGCGACGCCCGGGGCGGCGCCGCGCTGTCGCTGCGCGCGGTGACCGGCAAGCCGATCGTCTTCGTCGGCACCGGCGAGAAGATGGAGGCCCTCGAGCCGTTCCATCCCGACCGCATCGCTTCGCGTATCCTCGGCATGGGTGACATGCTGTCGCTCATCGAGCGCGCCGAGAAGGCGTACGACAAGAGCCAGGCCGAGGCGCTCCAAAAGAAGCTCAAGAAGAACTCCTTCGACCTCGAAGACTTCCGCGATCAGCTGCGCGCGGTGAAGAAGATGGGCTCGGTCACCGAGCTGCTCGGCATGATCCCCGGCATGAAGAAGATGCTGAAGGGCGCCGAGCTCGACGGCGCCGAGGACGAGCTGAAGCGCGTCGAGGCCATCATCGACTCGATGACGCGCGAGGAACGGCGCGACATCCACATCCTGAACGGCAGCCGCCGCAAGCGCATCGCGATGGGCAGCGGCACGTCGGTCGCCGACGTGAACAAGCTCCTGAAGCAGTTCCAGCAGACGAAGAAGGTCCTCCGCAAGCTCGGCTCCGGTGGACCCATGATGGGCGGCATGCCTCCGGGCCTGCTCCGCTAG
- the groL gene encoding chaperonin GroEL (60 kDa chaperone family; promotes refolding of misfolded polypeptides especially under stressful conditions; forms two stacked rings of heptamers to form a barrel-shaped 14mer; ends can be capped by GroES; misfolded proteins enter the barrel where they are refolded when GroES binds), translating into MAAKIIKFHQDARDRILRGVNVLADAVTVTLGPRGRNVVIEKSFGAPNVTKDGVTVAKEIELEDKFENMGAQMVKEVASKTSDVAGDGTTTATVLARAIFTEGLKMVVAGHDPMALKRGIDKAVASVTDELKKLSKPTKEQKEIAQVGTISANNDPTIGDMIAEAMSKVGKEGVITVEEAKSLETQLEVVEGMQFDRGYSSPYFVTDPERMEVVFEDALLLIHEKKISSMKDLLPLLEQVARSGKPLVIIAEEVEGEALATLVVNKIRGTLNTVAVKAPGFGDRRKAMLEDIAILTGGKVIAEELGVKLENVTLNDLGRAKRVVVDKDNTTIVDGAGKKADIEGRIKQIRAQIEETTSDYDREKLQERLAKLVGGVAVIRVGAATEIEMKEKKARVEDALHATRAAVEEGIVPGGGVALIRASASLENLETSEEEQFGVRIIRRAIEEPLRWISSNAGSEGSIVLDKVRGGKGGFGYNAATETFEDLLKAGIIDPTKVVRTALQNAASVASLLLTTEAMVAEKPKDESVPAMPPGGMGGMGGMGGMM; encoded by the coding sequence ATGGCTGCGAAGATCATCAAGTTCCACCAGGACGCGCGTGACCGCATCCTGCGCGGGGTCAACGTGCTCGCGGATGCGGTGACGGTCACCCTGGGGCCTCGCGGCCGCAACGTCGTCATCGAGAAGTCCTTCGGCGCGCCGAACGTCACCAAGGACGGCGTGACGGTCGCCAAGGAGATCGAGCTCGAGGACAAGTTCGAGAACATGGGCGCGCAGATGGTGAAGGAGGTCGCCTCGAAGACCTCCGACGTCGCCGGTGACGGCACCACCACCGCGACCGTGCTCGCCCGGGCCATCTTCACCGAGGGCCTCAAGATGGTGGTCGCCGGCCACGACCCGATGGCGCTGAAGCGCGGCATCGACAAGGCCGTCGCCAGCGTCACCGACGAGCTGAAGAAGCTCTCGAAGCCGACCAAGGAGCAGAAGGAGATCGCCCAGGTCGGCACCATCTCCGCCAACAACGACCCGACCATCGGCGACATGATCGCCGAGGCGATGAGCAAGGTCGGCAAGGAAGGCGTCATCACGGTCGAGGAGGCCAAGAGCCTCGAGACGCAGCTCGAGGTCGTCGAGGGCATGCAGTTCGACCGCGGCTACTCCTCGCCGTACTTCGTGACCGATCCGGAGCGCATGGAGGTCGTCTTCGAGGACGCCCTGCTCCTCATCCACGAGAAGAAGATCTCGTCGATGAAGGACCTGCTCCCGCTGCTCGAGCAGGTCGCCCGCTCGGGCAAGCCGCTCGTCATCATCGCGGAAGAGGTCGAAGGCGAGGCGCTCGCGACGCTCGTCGTCAACAAGATCCGCGGCACCCTCAACACCGTCGCGGTGAAGGCGCCCGGCTTCGGCGACCGCCGCAAGGCCATGCTCGAGGACATCGCCATCCTCACCGGCGGCAAGGTGATCGCCGAGGAGCTGGGCGTGAAGCTCGAGAACGTGACGCTCAACGACCTCGGCCGTGCGAAGCGGGTCGTGGTCGACAAGGACAACACCACGATCGTCGACGGCGCCGGCAAGAAGGCCGACATCGAGGGCCGCATCAAGCAGATCCGCGCCCAGATCGAGGAGACGACGTCCGACTACGACCGCGAGAAGCTCCAGGAGCGCCTCGCGAAGCTGGTCGGCGGCGTGGCGGTCATCCGCGTGGGTGCCGCGACCGAGATCGAGATGAAGGAGAAGAAGGCCCGCGTGGAAGACGCCCTGCACGCGACCCGGGCGGCCGTCGAAGAGGGCATCGTCCCCGGCGGCGGCGTGGCCCTGATCCGCGCCAGCGCCTCGCTGGAGAACCTCGAGACCTCCGAGGAGGAGCAGTTCGGCGTCCGCATCATCCGCCGGGCGATCGAGGAGCCGCTGCGCTGGATCTCCAGCAACGCCGGCAGCGAGGGCTCGATCGTCCTCGACAAGGTCCGCGGCGGCAAGGGCGGCTTCGGCTACAACGCCGCCACCGAGACCTTCGAGGACCTCCTCAAGGCCGGCATCATCGACCCGACGAAGGTCGTCCGCACGGCCCTCCAGAACGCCGCGTCGGTGGCGAGCCTCCTGCTCACCACCGAGGCCATGGTCGCCGAGAAGCCGAAGGACGAGTCCGTGCCGGCGATGCCCCCGGGTGGTATGGGCGGCATGGGTGGCATGGGCGGCATGATGTAG
- the groES gene encoding co-chaperone GroES: MKIRPLHDRVVVKRLEQDLEKTKGGIIIPDTAKEKPQQGKVVAIGKGKVNEDGKTFPLDVKVGDTILFGKYSGSEIKVDGEEHLIMREEDILAILEG, from the coding sequence ATGAAGATCAGGCCTCTTCACGACCGTGTGGTCGTGAAGCGACTCGAGCAGGACCTCGAGAAGACGAAGGGCGGCATCATCATCCCCGACACCGCGAAGGAGAAGCCCCAGCAGGGCAAGGTCGTCGCGATCGGGAAGGGTAAGGTCAACGAGGACGGCAAGACGTTCCCGCTCGACGTCAAGGTCGGTGACACGATCCTCTTCGGCAAGTACTCGGGCTCCGAGATCAAGGTCGACGGCGAGGAGCACCTGATCATGCGCGAGGAAGACATCCTCGCGATTCTGGAGGGCTGA
- a CDS encoding DUF507 family protein, translated as MTLSEGRLSHLAQSILKAVVGGKLGTVRNEHRFLVEVKKILLEAFDSDGRLDQAVRARMPKRVLPGSREWDVLYQKYLDEERRKLSGR; from the coding sequence GTGACCCTGTCCGAGGGACGCCTCTCCCATCTGGCGCAGTCGATCCTGAAGGCCGTCGTCGGCGGCAAGCTCGGCACCGTGCGCAACGAGCACCGCTTCCTCGTGGAGGTCAAGAAGATCCTCCTCGAAGCCTTCGACAGCGATGGGCGGCTCGACCAGGCGGTGCGCGCCCGCATGCCGAAACGCGTCCTCCCCGGCAGCCGGGAGTGGGACGTCCTCTATCAGAAGTACCTGGACGAAGAACGACGCAAGCTGTCGGGACGCTGA
- a CDS encoding DUF507 family protein codes for MRPSPAQIARVVDALVRRLVEADVVALTAGETVVRERFTALLNANFDTAEEIENQARAEAEKLVRQGAPGVRREDLDLRRVEQLVKQRIAKARGFDL; via the coding sequence GTGCGGCCGTCTCCGGCGCAGATCGCTCGCGTGGTGGACGCCCTCGTGCGGCGCCTCGTCGAGGCCGACGTGGTCGCGCTGACCGCCGGGGAGACGGTCGTGCGGGAGCGGTTCACCGCCCTCCTCAACGCCAACTTCGACACCGCGGAGGAGATCGAGAACCAGGCCCGCGCCGAAGCCGAGAAGCTGGTCCGGCAGGGCGCCCCCGGCGTACGTCGCGAGGATCTCGACCTCCGCCGCGTCGAGCAGCTCGTGAAGCAGCGCATCGCCAAGGCCCGGGGGTTCGACCTGTGA
- a CDS encoding LD-carboxypeptidase, whose protein sequence is MDAERLAVGVGVLEGLGFRVVVGERVLARRGYLAGSDDDRRSDLQRMLDDEGIHAVFCARGGYGSQRVVPGLDLETLVRAPKPVVGYSDATALLSALVEAGVGAVHGPMISTDVARGLLPRSLQHLHRLLTEPDYRWEMEAPVTIRPGTARGPLLGGCLSVLVTLLGTPWTPRFDGAVLFLEDVHEWPYRLDRLLTQLRQAGSFDRIAGVVFGSMAACRAQDGLDALAVARDAFTGAHFPVAFGLPAGHDPAESDVENLALPLGTLVELDADAGRLRALEGAVA, encoded by the coding sequence GTGGACGCGGAACGGCTGGCGGTGGGTGTGGGGGTGCTGGAAGGGCTCGGATTCCGGGTCGTCGTGGGCGAGCGTGTCCTCGCGCGCCGCGGCTACCTGGCCGGCTCCGACGACGATCGCCGCAGCGACCTCCAGCGCATGCTCGACGACGAGGGTATCCACGCGGTGTTCTGTGCGCGCGGCGGCTACGGCAGCCAACGCGTGGTGCCAGGTCTCGACCTCGAGACCCTCGTCCGAGCACCGAAGCCGGTCGTCGGCTACAGCGACGCGACCGCCCTCCTGAGCGCGCTCGTCGAGGCTGGTGTCGGCGCCGTGCACGGCCCCATGATCTCGACCGACGTCGCCCGCGGCCTCCTGCCTCGCTCCCTCCAGCACCTGCATCGCCTCCTCACCGAACCCGACTACCGCTGGGAGATGGAGGCGCCGGTCACGATCCGGCCCGGCACCGCGCGGGGCCCGCTGCTCGGGGGCTGCCTCTCGGTGCTGGTCACGCTGCTCGGCACGCCCTGGACGCCGCGCTTCGACGGGGCCGTCCTTTTCCTCGAGGACGTCCACGAGTGGCCGTACCGCCTCGACCGCCTGCTCACCCAGCTGCGGCAGGCCGGGAGCTTCGATCGCATCGCCGGCGTGGTCTTCGGCAGCATGGCCGCCTGTCGGGCCCAGGACGGGCTCGACGCGCTGGCGGTCGCCCGCGACGCCTTCACCGGCGCCCACTTCCCCGTCGCCTTCGGGCTGCCGGCGGGCCACGACCCTGCCGAGTCGGACGTCGAGAACCTCGCCCTCCCGCTCGGCACGCTCGTCGAGCTGGACGCGGACGCGGGCCGTCTGCGCGCCCTCGAGGGCGCGGTCGCATGA
- a CDS encoding beta-lactamase family protein: MTMPAPRPDRRPRDFGAAAEVLEQAVRAGAFPGTVILVAQGGEIVWHAAFGHRSLDPERMPMRPDMVFDLASLTKPLATTVALMRLVRDGKVRLDDRITRFVPNFGVHGKTHVTIRQVLCHASGLAAWRPFFKDVQKDARHGRLNYMGSQGARQTVYERIHRERLEYDPGTRAVYSDLGFILLGELIELLSHASLDRVCHDRIFRPLGLGATGFVDLSKLRVQKLVPVTEMIAPTERCPWRGKVLCGEVHDDNAWAIGGVAGHSGLFSTAMDVHTLLARLRACLHGDDDFLPAALVREMWTRETSVPGSTWALGWDTPSATGSSAGARVSRHAVGHLGFTGTSVWVDLERDAHVVFLTNRVHPTRNNEKIREVRPRIHDAIWAALDA, translated from the coding sequence ATGACGATGCCGGCTCCCCGACCCGATCGGCGGCCGCGCGACTTCGGCGCTGCCGCCGAGGTGCTCGAGCAGGCCGTCCGTGCCGGTGCCTTCCCGGGCACGGTGATCCTGGTCGCCCAGGGCGGCGAAATCGTCTGGCACGCCGCCTTCGGCCACCGCAGCCTCGATCCCGAGCGGATGCCGATGCGGCCGGACATGGTCTTCGACCTCGCGTCGCTCACCAAGCCGCTGGCGACCACCGTCGCCCTCATGCGCCTCGTGCGCGACGGCAAGGTGCGGCTCGACGACCGCATCACCCGCTTCGTCCCGAACTTCGGCGTACACGGCAAGACCCACGTCACCATCCGGCAGGTGCTCTGTCACGCCTCGGGACTCGCGGCCTGGCGGCCGTTCTTCAAGGACGTGCAGAAGGACGCCCGGCACGGCCGCCTCAACTACATGGGCAGCCAGGGGGCGCGGCAGACGGTCTACGAGCGCATCCACCGCGAGCGCCTCGAGTACGACCCGGGTACGCGCGCGGTCTACAGCGACCTCGGCTTCATCCTGCTCGGCGAGCTGATCGAGCTACTGTCGCACGCGAGCCTCGACCGCGTCTGCCACGACCGCATCTTCCGGCCGCTCGGCCTCGGCGCGACCGGCTTCGTCGACCTCTCGAAGCTGCGCGTGCAGAAGCTCGTGCCGGTGACCGAGATGATCGCGCCGACCGAGCGCTGCCCCTGGCGCGGCAAGGTGCTCTGCGGCGAGGTGCACGACGACAACGCCTGGGCGATCGGCGGCGTCGCCGGCCACTCGGGCCTGTTCTCGACGGCGATGGACGTCCACACGCTGCTCGCCCGCCTGCGCGCCTGCCTGCACGGCGACGACGACTTCCTGCCCGCCGCGCTCGTGCGCGAGATGTGGACGCGCGAGACGTCCGTCCCCGGCTCGACGTGGGCGCTCGGCTGGGACACGCCGTCGGCCACCGGCTCGAGCGCCGGCGCGCGCGTCTCGCGGCACGCCGTCGGCCACCTCGGCTTCACCGGCACGTCGGTGTGGGTCGACCTCGAGCGCGACGCGCACGTCGTCTTCCTCACGAACCGCGTGCACCCGACGCGCAACAACGAGAAGATCCGCGAAGTGCGCCCGCGCATCCACGACGCAATCTGGGCGGCGCTCGACGCCTGA
- a CDS encoding transglycosylase SLT domain-containing protein: MVGRASAAPRQATSARSPLLAAVRQRPELGDLALHLRATQAAARDDADTASSFARRLRANHPDSIWLGSTAVTVGRVRRRTGDLPGAAEWFVLARSRLAGSDPRATLATLGLAEIAYARGDDADALDLASQVRTARPKSLAARRARRIAERARQRQPALGLTPQARITEAGLRLDEGDSRAALDAAMAVIATDPPPRLRAEALWVRARAERALGGRNVAEEICRELGAHAPADLGSRALAAAARWRWNDDDDAGAQVLFRELLARFPDGREAPEALYAIGRIDQEAGRFDAAGAAYGEVAERWPASRNADDARWRAGWVQYLAGNPAAAAEHFAALADDSPRATRIAAEYWEARSLEVLGDPRAPARLQHVAEHHPTTYYGALARLRLGMPAPVADPELVVAASRPAFPEDLGGPHADRARALWELGYFRLARLEIDALADAAPAESVLAAYAAVDAPGAALRVARSRVLGSDRQYLYPLGYWDVVREQAAARNLDPLLVTALIRQESLFTPDAVSHADAHGLMQLLPGTAREVAAATGMPPPDRAALHRVGTNVTLGTALLRRLLDRYQGSQVKALAAYNAGVDAVTKWERRYGERPEDEFVELISFRETRDYVKSVLQHYATYRDLYVPAPSPLATSDGSPPNAPFDMMTMTSPGVADPTR; encoded by the coding sequence GTGGTAGGTCGTGCCTCTGCCGCACCGCGCCAGGCGACGTCCGCACGCTCGCCGCTGCTCGCCGCGGTACGCCAGCGGCCCGAGCTCGGCGACCTCGCGCTGCACCTCCGTGCGACGCAGGCGGCAGCGCGCGACGACGCCGACACGGCCAGCAGCTTCGCGCGGCGGCTACGCGCCAATCACCCCGATTCGATCTGGCTCGGCTCCACCGCGGTGACCGTCGGCCGAGTTCGACGTCGAACCGGCGACCTGCCCGGGGCGGCCGAGTGGTTCGTGCTGGCGCGCAGCCGTCTCGCCGGCAGCGACCCACGCGCGACGCTGGCGACGCTCGGTCTTGCCGAGATCGCCTACGCCCGCGGCGACGATGCCGACGCCCTCGACCTCGCAAGCCAGGTCCGTACCGCCCGCCCGAAGAGCCTCGCCGCACGCCGCGCCCGACGCATTGCCGAGCGCGCCCGGCAGCGCCAGCCGGCGCTCGGCCTCACCCCGCAGGCACGGATCACGGAAGCCGGCCTGCGACTCGACGAGGGCGACTCCCGGGCGGCGCTCGACGCGGCGATGGCGGTGATCGCCACCGATCCGCCGCCCCGCCTGCGTGCAGAAGCGCTGTGGGTGCGGGCCCGAGCCGAGCGGGCGCTCGGGGGCCGCAACGTCGCCGAGGAGATCTGCCGCGAGCTCGGCGCACACGCCCCGGCCGACCTCGGCAGCCGCGCGCTCGCCGCCGCCGCACGCTGGCGCTGGAACGACGACGACGACGCGGGCGCGCAGGTGCTCTTCCGCGAGCTGCTCGCACGCTTCCCGGACGGGCGCGAGGCGCCGGAGGCGCTGTACGCGATCGGGCGCATCGATCAGGAGGCGGGACGCTTCGACGCCGCCGGCGCGGCCTACGGCGAGGTGGCCGAGCGCTGGCCGGCGTCCCGCAACGCCGACGACGCGCGCTGGCGTGCCGGCTGGGTACAGTATCTCGCCGGCAACCCGGCCGCCGCGGCCGAGCACTTCGCTGCACTCGCGGACGACAGCCCACGCGCGACGCGTATCGCCGCGGAGTACTGGGAGGCGCGCTCGCTCGAGGTGCTCGGCGATCCGCGCGCGCCGGCGCGCCTCCAGCACGTCGCCGAACATCATCCGACGACCTACTACGGCGCCCTCGCCCGTCTGCGACTCGGCATGCCCGCGCCGGTCGCCGACCCGGAGCTGGTCGTCGCCGCGTCGCGGCCCGCGTTTCCCGAAGACCTGGGCGGTCCGCACGCCGACCGTGCACGGGCCTTGTGGGAGCTGGGCTATTTCCGCCTCGCCCGGCTCGAGATCGACGCGCTCGCGGACGCCGCCCCCGCCGAATCGGTTCTCGCCGCCTACGCCGCCGTCGACGCGCCAGGCGCCGCGTTGCGCGTCGCCCGCAGCCGCGTCCTCGGCTCCGACCGCCAGTACCTCTACCCGCTGGGATACTGGGACGTCGTCCGCGAGCAGGCGGCGGCGCGCAACCTCGACCCGCTGCTGGTGACCGCGCTGATCCGCCAGGAGAGCCTGTTCACGCCCGACGCGGTCTCACACGCCGACGCCCACGGGCTCATGCAGCTCCTGCCGGGGACGGCGCGCGAGGTCGCCGCCGCCACCGGCATGCCGCCGCCGGACCGCGCTGCGCTCCACCGCGTCGGCACCAACGTCACGCTCGGCACGGCGCTGCTGCGCCGGCTGCTCGACCGCTACCAGGGCTCGCAGGTGAAGGCGCTGGCCGCCTACAACGCCGGCGTCGACGCGGTGACCAAGTGGGAGCGCCGCTACGGCGAGCGGCCGGAGGACGAGTTCGTCGAGCTGATCAGCTTCCGCGAGACACGCGACTACGTGAAGTCGGTGCTCCAGCACTATGCGACCTACCGCGACCTCTACGTGCCGGCCCCGAGCCCGCTCGCGACCAGCGACGGCAGCCCGCCGAACGCGCCATTCGACATGATGACGATGACGTCGCCGGGCGTCGCCGATCCGACGAGATAG